The sequence CGAGGATGACCTCGGCCCGACCGTGCGACAGGGCGTCCACCGTGGCGAAGCGCTGGAACACCCGGACCGGGTCGTCCGAACTCAGCACGGTGACCCCGGAGGCGAGCCGGATCCGCGAGGTGCGCGTGGCGATCCCGGCCAGCACGGTCTCCGGCGTGGACACCGAGTACTCCGGCCGGTGGTGCTCGCCGAGGGCGATGACGTCGACCCCCAGTTCGTCGGCCAGCACCGCCTCGTCGACGACCTGGCGGATCGCCGCGGCGTAGGAGACGAGCTTGCCGGAGTCGTCCTCCGGCACGTCGCCGAAGGTGTCGAGGCCGAACTCGAGATCAGACATGGGTGGGCTCCTTTGCCAGCAGCTCCCGGACCCGCGGCGCGACCTCACTGCCCAGCAGCTCGATGGTGCGCGCGCGTGCCTCGCGAGGCAGGTGCATGACGTCGTATTTGAGGTCGAAGCGGCTCAGCCGCAGGTCACGGGCCATGGTGGCGATCTTCTGCGCGACCGTCTCGGGTGACCCGACGAAGAGCGCGCCACCGTCGAGCTCGGCCTCGTAGCGTTTGCGGTCCGGCTTGTAGAAGCCGCGCTCCTCGGCAAGCGCCGCCACGACCGGCTGCCAGTACCGCCACCAGGTCTCCACGGCCTCTTCGTCGGTGTCCGCGACGAGGCCGAGCGAGTGCTGCCCGATCGGCTGCACGGGATGCCCGAACTGTTCGAGCGCCCGGAGGTAGAGGTCGACGTTGCCGGCGAACCGCTGTGGGCGCCCGCCGATGATCGCCATCATGAGCGGGAGTCCGTAGCGGGCCGCGCGGACCACCGAGTTCGGGCTCCCGCCGACACCGATCCACGTCGGGATGCCACCGGCCCGCATCCGCGGATGCAGGCGCTGCTCGATCAGGGGACTGCGTACGGTGCCCGACCAGGTGACCTTTTCGTCCCGCTGAAGTCGGACGAAGAGGTCGAGCTTCTCCTCGAACAAGCGCTCGTAGTCCGCCAGGTCGTAGCCGAACAGCGGAAACGACTCGGTCGCTGACGCCCGCCCGAGAACCAGCTGGGCCCGGCCGTTCGACACCGCGTCCAGGGTCGCGAACTCGTGGTAGAGCCGTACCGGGTCGTTGGTGCTGAGCACGGTCACCGAGGTCCCGAGGCGGATCCGATTGGTCGCCGTCGCGATCGCCGCGAGCAACACCGGCGTCGCCGAGTCGTTGTGGCCCTCCCGGTAGTGCTCGCCCACGCTGAACACGTCGAGGCCGACCGACTCCGCGAGCCGTGCCTCGTCAATCAGCAGCCGCACCGTCTCGGCGTCGCTCAGGACCCGGCCGCCGTCGGTGGCGACCTCTCCGAACGAGTTGAGCCCCAGTTCAAAGCCCTCAGCTGTCATCGTCTCCTCCTCACGCTCGCTTCCCGGCGGCGATCTCGCCGCAGGAAGCCCTCGACGATTGACACGTCAACCATGCTAGCCTCAGGATTGACATGTCAACCAGGAGCGCGAGATGACGAAAGCCACACCTGACCGGCGGGCCGGACGCCAGCTACCGAGCGCGGCGGAACTGCGGGCCTGGCGCGCCTACATCGAGACGGCGGAAGCACTCAGGTCTCAGCTCGCGTCCCGCCTCCAGGTCGAGTCTTCCCTCTCCCCGGGGGACTACGCCGTGCTGCTCGCCCTCAGCGAGGCACAGGAGCGGCAGCTGCGCTCCTCCGAACTCGCGGCCCAGATCGGCTGGGAGCGCAGCCGGCTCTCCCACCATCTCGGGCGGATGGAGCGGCGCGGGCTCATCCGCCGCCAGGAGTGCGCAACGGATCGCGGTGGGGCGGAGGTCCTGCTCACGCCGGCCGGAGCCGACGCGTTCCGGCGCTCCACGGTCCCGCACCTGCGCGCCATCCGCGAACTCTTCGTCGACGCTCTCACGCCGGATCAGCTCGCCGCGGCGGGCGAGATCGCCGCGGCGCTGCGCGCGCACCTCGATACGCACCAGACTCCTCAGGCGCCGCGAAACGACCGGTGAGCCCGGACTTTCGTGGCACGGGCGGTTGGACCACGGCGCCCTGCGGGTGAGCCCGCGAAGGGTTCACCGAGCGGCGACTCGATCAGCATCCCGGCCACCAAGTAGGTGGTTGGTCCCCGATTCGGTGCTTCTGACGCATCCGGGATGTCTGTCCATCCTTGTTCCCTATGCTCCAGGTGACATTCCTACCCGATCCAGGACTCCGGCCGGTCCTGCGCCGCGTGCTGCCCACGCCGAGGACCCGCTGGGCTGGCGTCGCCTCGGGGCGCCCCTGCTGCGGCTTCCACCGCCGGTTCCGACAGAAATGCGTGAGACACGATGAAGGACGCGGACACCATAGTCCTGCCCCGGCTGACGTCGACGGAGGTCGACGTCGAGGACCCCTGGGGCGAAGGCCACGACATGCCCCCCAGCCGGCGGCCGACCCCGTCCGGTGGCGGGTCGCCGCCTGGCTGGTACCGGCACTGCTGACGGTCGCGCTCTGCCTCGTCCGGAGCGGCGCGCCCGCCCCGCCCACCGAGGACGCCCCGGAATGGGCCATCGCCGGTTCAGCACTGATGCGCTGGTGGGCGGAGGTCCTCGGCGCGCCGGGCCCGGCGGTGCGGGCGGTGTCGATGGTGGCCATCATCGGTGCGGCGGCTCTTGTCGGGCTGTTGGCGGCCCGACTGTTCACGCCGCGGGTCGGCCTGCTGGCCGGAGTGATCTTCGCGCTGGTGCCGACGTCGACGCGGTACGCCCAGGAGGTCCAGCCGTACGCGCTGACGGTGTTCGCCGCCGTGCTCGCCACGTTCCTGCTCGTGCTGGCCGTCGACCGGCCGACGTTCGGACGCTTCGCCGGCTACGGCGCCTCGGTGCTGCTGCTGGGCCTCTCCCACGGTCTCGCGCTGCTGTTGCTGGCCGGGCACGGCTGGACCGTGTTCGCCTTCCGGCGCGGCGTGGCCGGCCGCTGGTCGACGGTGGCGCTGTTGGGTGCGCTACCCACGGCCGCCGCGCTGGGACTGTTCGGCGGGCAACCCGGCGCGCCGATCGCGCGGGGATCGAAGCTCACCCCGGACGTGTTGGCCGCGGCCCCCCGGGAACTGTTCGGCGTCACCGCCCTGGGGATCGTACTGCTCGTGTTGGCCCTGTTCAGCCTTCCGTTGCGGCGCTCCGCCGCCGTCTACACCGCGTGGGCGGTGGTGCCGCCGCTGGGGTTGCTGCTCGTCGCGCAGGCGACGCCGATCTGGCTGCCGGAGGTGCTGCTCTTCACGCTTCCGGCGTGGGCGACGCTCGGCGCGGTCGCCCTTACCCGGGTGCGTGCCCGGTGGTGTGCGCTCGCCCTGGTGGCGATCGCGGTGCTCGGTGCGCCGGCACAGCTGGCCCGGCCGGCGTTGGAGGGACACGAGCGGGCGACCGGCGATCTCGCGAGGTTCATTCAGCTGTGGACCGGGCCCGCCGGCGGCGAGACGCCGCACGGGGCTCGCCCGGCCCCCGCCGGTGGACGAGAACGGCCGGCGGAAGAAGGCTCCTGGGGTATTTGAGCAACACGCACGCTTTGGGCTGATTGCCCGAATAGCATCAGCTCCGGTCGAGTTCGTGTCGGGCAGAATCCTTGGGGGGCAACGTGGGGATCGCCAGCGATAGCCGGCTGTCTCACGTCGCGGGGCAGGCTACCGCGGGTGCTCCGGCCGTCTCCCCGCCCCGGACCTCGGCGGAGCAGCCCCCCGACCGGCGACAGCGCAACGTCAGAGCCCGTCGCGCCTACGCGGCGTGCGGGACGACGGCCGGACCGTTGGTCGCGC comes from Micromonospora purpureochromogenes and encodes:
- a CDS encoding LLM class flavin-dependent oxidoreductase, with the protein product MTAEGFELGLNSFGEVATDGGRVLSDAETVRLLIDEARLAESVGLDVFSVGEHYREGHNDSATPVLLAAIATATNRIRLGTSVTVLSTNDPVRLYHEFATLDAVSNGRAQLVLGRASATESFPLFGYDLADYERLFEEKLDLFVRLQRDEKVTWSGTVRSPLIEQRLHPRMRAGGIPTWIGVGGSPNSVVRAARYGLPLMMAIIGGRPQRFAGNVDLYLRALEQFGHPVQPIGQHSLGLVADTDEEAVETWWRYWQPVVAALAEERGFYKPDRKRYEAELDGGALFVGSPETVAQKIATMARDLRLSRFDLKYDVMHLPREARARTIELLGSEVAPRVRELLAKEPTHV
- a CDS encoding MarR family winged helix-turn-helix transcriptional regulator; the encoded protein is MTKATPDRRAGRQLPSAAELRAWRAYIETAEALRSQLASRLQVESSLSPGDYAVLLALSEAQERQLRSSELAAQIGWERSRLSHHLGRMERRGLIRRQECATDRGGAEVLLTPAGADAFRRSTVPHLRAIRELFVDALTPDQLAAAGEIAAALRAHLDTHQTPQAPRNDR
- a CDS encoding glycosyltransferase family 39 protein, encoding MRWWAEVLGAPGPAVRAVSMVAIIGAAALVGLLAARLFTPRVGLLAGVIFALVPTSTRYAQEVQPYALTVFAAVLATFLLVLAVDRPTFGRFAGYGASVLLLGLSHGLALLLLAGHGWTVFAFRRGVAGRWSTVALLGALPTAAALGLFGGQPGAPIARGSKLTPDVLAAAPRELFGVTALGIVLLVLALFSLPLRRSAAVYTAWAVVPPLGLLLVAQATPIWLPEVLLFTLPAWATLGAVALTRVRARWCALALVAIAVLGAPAQLARPALEGHERATGDLARFIQLWTGPAGGETPHGARPAPAGGRERPAEEGSWGI